From the Martelella mediterranea DSM 17316 genome, one window contains:
- a CDS encoding cytochrome c encodes MGAAFVVAFTPPKLDPADYQDLEAADPHNGAKMFWAGQCAGCHAAPGAAGEEKLVLSGGHPIESDFGTFYAPNISPDKQEGIGDWSLMDFANAVKKGVGPHGRNLYPSLPYTSYVRMKDQDVKDLHGYIMTLPPSDTPSKPHDVDFPFNVRLGLSFWKQLFFKNEPRVQFTDASPEIMRGQYLVEGPGHCGECHTPRNALGGLEYDKWLAGGPNPDGEGTIPDITPGSKSIGNWTAAEIADYLETGFTPDFDTAGGSMVDVQQNLSHLPRSDLEAIAAYLKAVPAR; translated from the coding sequence ATGGGGGCGGCTTTCGTGGTTGCCTTCACCCCGCCGAAGCTCGATCCGGCGGACTATCAGGACCTTGAGGCCGCAGATCCGCATAATGGCGCGAAGATGTTCTGGGCCGGCCAGTGCGCCGGCTGCCACGCCGCCCCGGGCGCGGCCGGCGAGGAGAAACTTGTCCTGTCCGGCGGACACCCGATCGAGAGCGATTTCGGAACCTTCTATGCGCCCAATATCTCGCCCGACAAACAAGAAGGCATCGGGGACTGGTCGCTCATGGACTTCGCCAACGCCGTGAAGAAGGGCGTCGGTCCGCATGGGCGCAATCTCTACCCCTCCCTGCCCTACACCTCCTATGTGCGGATGAAGGATCAGGATGTTAAGGATCTCCACGGCTACATCATGACGCTGCCGCCGAGCGATACGCCCAGCAAGCCGCATGATGTCGACTTCCCGTTCAATGTCCGGCTGGGGCTGTCATTCTGGAAGCAGTTGTTCTTCAAGAACGAACCGCGGGTGCAATTCACCGACGCCTCGCCCGAAATCATGCGTGGCCAGTATCTGGTCGAGGGGCCGGGCCATTGCGGCGAGTGTCACACGCCGCGCAACGCGCTCGGCGGGCTTGAATATGACAAGTGGCTCGCCGGCGGGCCGAACCCCGACGGCGAAGGGACGATCCCGGACATCACCCCGGGCTCCAAAAGCATCGGCAACTGGACGGCGGCGGAGATCGCCGACTATCTTGAAACCGGCTTCACGCCGGACTTCGATACCGCCGGCGGTTCGATGGTCGATGTGCAGCAGAACCTGTCGCATCTGCCGCGCTCCGACCTCGAAGCCATCGCCGCCTATCTGAAGGCCGTACCCGCACGGTGA
- the thiD gene encoding bifunctional hydroxymethylpyrimidine kinase/phosphomethylpyrimidine kinase, whose protein sequence is MIANILSIAGSDPSGGAGIQADLKTFSALGTYGMAALTGLTAQNTRGVTGVHEVPSAFVAEQIAAIFDDVKVNAIKIGMVVNANVAVTIADSLRHHVEVPVVLDPVMVAKGGHRLLPEDAIEALKDHLIPLAAVLTPNLPEAAALLDAETATTRDQMIEQATALRGLGAQAVLLKGGHLEGAESPDLLVTANGHEWLEGARIDTASTHGTGCTLSSAIAAEIGKGAPLSEAVANAKRYVAGAIAAADSLHVGSGHGPTHHFHQLWGEVTKT, encoded by the coding sequence ATGATCGCAAACATTCTCTCGATCGCCGGTTCCGACCCCTCGGGCGGCGCCGGCATTCAGGCCGACCTCAAGACCTTTTCCGCGCTTGGAACTTACGGCATGGCGGCGCTGACCGGGTTGACGGCGCAAAACACCCGCGGCGTCACCGGCGTGCACGAGGTGCCATCTGCCTTCGTCGCCGAGCAGATCGCAGCGATCTTCGATGACGTAAAGGTCAACGCGATCAAGATCGGCATGGTGGTCAATGCCAATGTCGCCGTCACCATCGCCGACAGCCTGCGCCACCATGTGGAGGTGCCGGTCGTGCTCGATCCTGTGATGGTCGCCAAGGGCGGCCACCGGCTGCTGCCGGAGGATGCGATCGAGGCGCTGAAGGACCACCTTATACCGCTCGCCGCCGTGCTGACACCGAACCTGCCGGAGGCCGCCGCCCTGCTCGACGCCGAGACCGCCACCACCCGCGATCAGATGATCGAACAGGCAACCGCGTTGAGAGGCCTCGGCGCGCAGGCGGTGCTGTTGAAGGGCGGCCATCTGGAGGGGGCGGAAAGCCCGGACCTGCTGGTCACCGCCAATGGCCATGAATGGCTGGAGGGCGCGCGCATCGACACCGCCAGCACCCACGGCACCGGCTGCACGCTTTCAAGCGCGATCGCGGCCGAAATCGGCAAGGGCGCGCCCCTTTCCGAGGCGGTGGCGAACGCCAAGCGCTATGTCGCCGGCGCGATCGCGGCAGCCGACAGCCTGCATGTCGGCTCCGGCCACGGACCGACCCATCATTTCCACCAGTTATGGGGCGAAGTCACCAAAACGTGA
- a CDS encoding c-type cytochrome, protein MKNGFMIAGAVALCLSAGFAVAQDAPQMLRQDDMKAIGKAMGQLGAIAKGENAYDPIVVQGALTDISTKITDFPTHFPPDSKTGNGTEASPAIWENMDDFEAHAQKLADDADALLADLPADQAAVGAAMKTLGANCAACHKLYRVDK, encoded by the coding sequence ATGAAAAACGGATTTATGATCGCCGGCGCTGTCGCGCTCTGTCTCAGCGCTGGCTTTGCGGTTGCCCAGGATGCGCCGCAGATGCTGCGCCAGGACGACATGAAGGCGATCGGCAAGGCCATGGGCCAGCTCGGCGCCATCGCCAAGGGCGAGAACGCCTACGACCCGATCGTGGTTCAGGGCGCGCTTACCGATATCTCCACAAAAATCACCGACTTCCCGACCCATTTCCCGCCTGATTCGAAAACCGGAAACGGCACCGAGGCTAGCCCGGCGATCTGGGAAAACATGGACGACTTCGAGGCTCATGCGCAAAAGCTCGCCGATGACGCCGATGCCCTGCTGGCCGATCTGCCCGCCGATCAGGCCGCCGTTGGAGCCGCGATGAAGACGCTGGGGGCCAATTGCGCGGCCTGCCACAAGCTCTATCGCGTCGACAAGTAG
- a CDS encoding GNAT family N-acetyltransferase translates to MTDDQDKIALERPALMTIRKAVESDIPQLLEMIGLLAAFHDDPSEMTAESLRRDLFGPTPWVTALVADAGAQLLGYALLTPLYRAQQGRRGMDLHHLFVRDGHRNHGVGQHLIARARDFAKAAGCTYLSVSAATGNFGAHRFYQQMDFVARPVTGMRYMQTLAD, encoded by the coding sequence ATGACTGACGATCAAGACAAAATCGCACTGGAACGACCAGCCCTGATGACCATCAGGAAGGCGGTCGAATCCGATATTCCGCAACTGCTCGAGATGATCGGGCTGCTTGCCGCCTTTCACGATGATCCTTCGGAAATGACGGCGGAAAGCCTCAGACGCGACCTCTTCGGGCCGACGCCATGGGTGACCGCGCTGGTCGCCGATGCCGGCGCGCAGCTTCTCGGCTACGCGCTATTGACGCCGCTCTACCGCGCCCAGCAGGGCCGGCGCGGCATGGATCTGCATCACCTGTTCGTGCGCGACGGCCACCGCAACCACGGCGTCGGCCAGCACCTGATCGCCCGCGCGCGCGATTTCGCCAAGGCTGCCGGCTGCACCTACCTGTCGGTCAGCGCCGCCACCGGCAATTTCGGCGCCCACCGTTTCTACCAGCAGATGGATTTCGTCGCGCGCCCGGTGACCGGCATGCGCTACATGCAGACGCTCGCCGATTGA
- the thiM gene encoding hydroxyethylthiazole kinase: protein MADIAPILQKMRADAPLVQCITNYVAMNIAANVLLAAGASPAMVHAKEEAGEFAGIASAVTINIGTLSPDWLAGMKAAAETANRNRTPWVLDPVAHFATGFRARAALELLDLGPTILRGNASEILAFSGATSAGKGVDAGDSVAAAEETAKTLARERNMVVAVTGERDFVTDGTRSARIGGGSPLMPRVTALGCALTALVGGYAGAWRADAFEATVAALAHYGVAGSRAHVRADGPGSFQAHFLDALAAVTPQALASEAEIEWP from the coding sequence ATGGCCGACATCGCCCCCATTCTTCAGAAAATGCGCGCAGACGCGCCGCTTGTGCAATGCATCACCAATTATGTGGCGATGAATATCGCGGCCAATGTGCTGCTCGCCGCCGGCGCTTCTCCGGCGATGGTTCATGCGAAAGAGGAAGCCGGCGAATTTGCCGGCATTGCCTCGGCGGTCACCATCAATATCGGCACGCTTTCACCCGACTGGCTTGCCGGCATGAAGGCAGCGGCCGAGACGGCCAACCGCAACCGGACGCCCTGGGTGCTGGACCCCGTCGCCCATTTCGCCACCGGCTTCCGAGCCAGGGCAGCCCTTGAGCTGCTTGATCTCGGGCCCACGATCCTGCGCGGCAATGCTTCCGAAATCCTCGCCTTCTCCGGCGCCACCAGCGCCGGCAAGGGCGTCGATGCCGGCGACAGCGTGGCGGCCGCCGAAGAGACCGCGAAGACGCTTGCCCGAGAGCGCAACATGGTGGTGGCGGTCACCGGCGAACGCGACTTCGTGACCGATGGCACGCGCAGCGCCCGCATCGGCGGCGGATCGCCGCTGATGCCGCGGGTGACGGCGCTCGGTTGCGCGTTGACGGCGCTGGTCGGCGGTTATGCCGGCGCATGGCGTGCGGATGCCTTCGAGGCAACCGTCGCGGCGCTTGCCCATTACGGCGTGGCCGGCAGCCGCGCGCATGTGCGGGCCGATGGTCCCGGCTCGTTCCAGGCCCATTTCCTCGATGCGCTCGCTGCCGTCACGCCCCAAGCCCTTGCCAGCGAAGCGGAGATCGAATGGCCATGA
- the thiE gene encoding thiamine phosphate synthase, producing the protein MAMKFDLSLYLVLDPELCGDYGMVATTRDAIAGGAAIVQLRMKHASTRERIDMGLALKQVTAGTPVRLIVNDDVEAAIAIDADGVHVGQEDARPKDVRDLIGDDKILGVSVNGLDVARAFDPAGIDYIGAGPIFATGTKPDHALPVGFHGLREMINLCRLPTVAIGGLKGEHVAATFESGADGIAVVSAICGQPDPYQATADLAEAIRKAKQ; encoded by the coding sequence ATGGCCATGAAGTTCGACCTTTCCCTTTATCTCGTTCTCGATCCCGAGCTTTGCGGCGATTACGGCATGGTCGCCACCACAAGGGATGCGATCGCCGGCGGGGCAGCCATCGTGCAGCTTCGCATGAAGCACGCCTCGACGCGCGAACGCATCGACATGGGGCTTGCGCTCAAACAGGTGACAGCCGGCACGCCGGTCCGGCTGATCGTCAATGACGACGTCGAAGCCGCCATCGCGATCGATGCCGATGGCGTTCATGTCGGTCAGGAGGATGCCCGCCCGAAAGATGTCCGGGATCTGATCGGCGATGACAAGATTCTCGGCGTTTCCGTCAACGGCCTCGATGTCGCGCGCGCCTTCGATCCCGCCGGCATCGACTACATCGGCGCCGGCCCGATCTTCGCGACCGGCACCAAGCCCGACCACGCGCTTCCCGTCGGTTTTCACGGGCTTCGCGAGATGATCAACCTCTGCCGCTTGCCGACCGTCGCCATTGGCGGGTTGAAAGGGGAGCATGTGGCGGCCACATTCGAAAGCGGGGCCGACGGGATCGCCGTCGTTTCGGCCATCTGCGGCCAGCCCGATCCATATCAGGCGACGGCGGACCTTGCCGAAGCCATCCGGAAGGCGAAGCAATGA